The Agrococcus sp. ProA11 genomic sequence ACGCCCTCCTTCGCTGGCCCGTGGCCGCGCGAGGCGTCCGGCCGGCGGGGATGCTCGACCTTGATGACGTCGGCCCCGAAGTCGCCGAGGAAGGTCGCCGCGAGCGGCCCGGCGAAGAGCGTGGAGACATCGAGCACCCGCACGCCCTCGAGCGGTCCGCTCACGATGCCTGCTCCGCATCCCAGGCGAGCCGGAAGCCGATGGCCGGGCTGCGGTCGATGCCGGTGCGCAGCCACGCGAGCGAGCGCTCGGGCGGCTGCTCGCCGCCGTCGGCGTACCAGTCGGATCCGGTGACGGCGCGGTCGCTGCCGCCCTTGAGGATCACGCGGCGGGTGATGCCGTCGGTCATCTCGCTCTCCGTCCAGTTCCAGACCCGCGGGCTGCGGCGCTCCAGCATCGCACCCGCGAGCTGCCACTCGTGGTCGGTGGGGAGTCGGGCGCCCACGGCGGCCGCGAAGGCGCGCGCCTCGTCGAGGTCGATGCCGCTGACGGGCGCGTCGGCGTCGCCGTCGCGCCGGGCGAGGCCCGCCCGATCGCACTCGGCGTTCCACTCGGCCACGCTCACCTCGCGCAGCGCGACCGCTGCGGGGCCGACCTCTGCCGTGACGGCGATCCGGCGGTCGTCGTGCAGGCGGGGCGGCAGCGGCTTCCACTCCTCCACGTAGGGCGCCTCGCCATAGAGGCCGGTCTCGCGGCGGCGCCACAGCACCGCGAGCTCGTGCGTGCCGGCAGGCACCGCCACCGCATCGTGCGGTGGCCGGGCGGTCGACTGCGGCGTCGGGATGCGCGAGGTGGCGCGAGCCGGGAAGGTCGCGTCCTGCGAGCGGTCGTCGGCGCGGGCCGCCTCCAGCAGCGGTCCGACCCAGTCGGGCCGCTCGCCGCGCACGGCGAGCACGGCGGCGATGCCGTGCGCGGGAACGACCACCTCGCCGTCGGTCGGCTCACCCCGCAGGAGATCGACCAGCGCGCCCTCGAGCGGCGCGAGGAACCGGCCGCGCACCGGCTCGTCGCCACGATTGATGAGCGTCACGAGCGTCAGGTCGCCGAGCGCCCAGGTGGTGCCGAAGACGCCGCGGTCCGCGGCCTCCGCCGTCGCGCCCGCGAGCGGCTGCCAGTCGCCGCGCTCGAGCAGCTCGTGGCAGGCGCGCTGCACGCGCGACATGGCGCGCAGGGTGGCGCGGTCACGCTCGTTCCAGCCGACCCACACGCCGAACACCGCATCCCACACCAGCACGCCCGTGCCGTTCATCCACGCGGACTGCAGCTCCTCCGCGTGCGAGCGGTTCCAGCGGCGGATGCCGTGCAGCATGTGGCGACGCTCGACGAGCCGGGCGCGCTGCACGCCGGGCGCGGTCGAGTCGGCGAACCACTGCGCCCACGACAGCACGTGGTCGCGGAGCCGCTCGTTGGGCGCACGCGACTCCCCCTCGAGCGCGAGCGGTCGGTCGCCGCCGACCGCGTCGAGGAACGCCGGGTCGGCCTGCTTCAGGGTGTCGAGGAAGACGCCCTCGGCGCCGAGCTCATCCGCGAGGCGCCGCAGCGCCTCGCCGTCCGTCAGCTCGCGGCCGGCGTCGTCGGTCTCGCGGCGCGTGCCGACATCCCACGGGTTGTAGTCGAGGAAGACGCGCACGCCGGCGGCCTTGAGGTCGGCCACGAGTGCCGCGAGCCCCGGCACCTCGCGGTACCAGTCGAACTGATTGCGGGCGTCGATGCCGATGCACGGGTAGGCGTGCCAGAGCACGAGCCCGTCGAGCCCGCCGACGCCCTCATAGGCAGCCAGCAGCCGCTCGGGCGTGAAGGTGCGCGCGCGCCAATCCCACAGCCGCTCGTCCCAGAGCCAGATCTGCGCCGCCACGCGGCATCCGGATGCCCACGGCACCCGGTCGTAGGCGGCGTCGTCGTGCGCGAGCCGGCGCCGTGCATCGACGGCCAGACGCTCGAGCTCCGCGCGCCAGGCGGGCCAGCGCGCCGGGTCGGCGGGCGCGGCGAGGATCTTCGCGATGTCGAAGTCGGCCTCTGCCAGCGGCACGCCGCCCTCGTCGGGCAGCGGCACCGCCGTCGGCAGGTCGATCGGTCGAGGGACCAGCGGGTCGATGGTGTTGGTGGGCGCCTCGTCGGGGTCGGGGATCATGCGCGCGCCTCCGCGAGGGCGAGCGTGCGCGCCGCCAGCTCATCGAAGCGGATGCCGTCGAAGCCCGCGAGCGTCGTGCGGTAGACGCCGTGGATGGGCGCAGCGAGCTCGCCAGGGATCACGCTCGTGCCGGCGGCGCCGAGCAGACCGCCGACGCTCGCGCCCACCGAATCGGTGTCCCAGCCGCCCGCGACCGCCAGACCGACGCCGCGCGAGAAGTCGCCGTGCCCGCGCAGCGCCGCGAACGCCAGCAGCGCGGTGTTGTTCAGCACGTGCACCCAGTGCAGGTGGCCGTAGGCGCGGTGCAGCTCGTCGAGGCACGCGTCGTCGTCGAGCTCGGATGCGGCGAGGTCGCGCCCGAGCCGGGCGGCCGCGGCGAGCCTGGAGTCGTGCGGCACGGCAGCGATGCCGGCATCGATCGCCGCGTCCACGCCGGCGCCGGCGATCGCGATCGAGGCGGCAGCGGCCATGAAGACCGCGCCGTGCACGCCCGCGCGGCGGTGCGTGAGGCGCGCATCCGCCACCGCGAGCCGCGCGGCGGCGCCCGGTTCGCCCGGGTGGGCCCAACCATAGGCGTCGGTGCGGATGAGCGCGCCGATCCAGTCGACGAACGGGTTGCCGCGCTCGGCGGCGATGTGCGGCTCGTCGCCGGCGAGCAGGTTGCGGTAGGCGATGCGCTCGGCGGTGAAGACCCGCCCGGCGGGCAGCTGCTCGAGCCACAGCTGCGCGATCGCCGCGGTGTCGACCGCGCGCCCGCCAGCGGAGCGCGCGCGCTCCTGGGCGACCAGTGCGAGCACCGCGAAGTTCAGGTCGTCGTCCTCCGGCATGCCGTCGATGACGCCGTCGAGGCTGGTCGGGCGTGACCGACGGTTCCACGGCCAGCGCTCGGCGACTGCGGGGTCGAGCCCGGCCTCCGTGAAGTAGCCGCGGATGGGCCAGCGCCCGGTGGATTCGGCGATCGCGCGGATGCCCTCCCGCGGGATCTTCTCGACCGGCTTGCCGATGAGGCAGCCGATCGCTCGCCCGAGCCACGCGCCGCGCAGCCGATCCTCCAGCCCGGCGGCGACCTGCGTGCGAGGCAACTCGAGCGCCATGGTCTCCAGCGCATCCGGCTCGGCGGCGAGCAG encodes the following:
- a CDS encoding SUMF1/EgtB/PvdO family nonheme iron enzyme — translated: MIPDPDEAPTNTIDPLVPRPIDLPTAVPLPDEGGVPLAEADFDIAKILAAPADPARWPAWRAELERLAVDARRRLAHDDAAYDRVPWASGCRVAAQIWLWDERLWDWRARTFTPERLLAAYEGVGGLDGLVLWHAYPCIGIDARNQFDWYREVPGLAALVADLKAAGVRVFLDYNPWDVGTRRETDDAGRELTDGEALRRLADELGAEGVFLDTLKQADPAFLDAVGGDRPLALEGESRAPNERLRDHVLSWAQWFADSTAPGVQRARLVERRHMLHGIRRWNRSHAEELQSAWMNGTGVLVWDAVFGVWVGWNERDRATLRAMSRVQRACHELLERGDWQPLAGATAEAADRGVFGTTWALGDLTLVTLINRGDEPVRGRFLAPLEGALVDLLRGEPTDGEVVVPAHGIAAVLAVRGERPDWVGPLLEAARADDRSQDATFPARATSRIPTPQSTARPPHDAVAVPAGTHELAVLWRRRETGLYGEAPYVEEWKPLPPRLHDDRRIAVTAEVGPAAVALREVSVAEWNAECDRAGLARRDGDADAPVSGIDLDEARAFAAAVGARLPTDHEWQLAGAMLERRSPRVWNWTESEMTDGITRRVILKGGSDRAVTGSDWYADGGEQPPERSLAWLRTGIDRSPAIGFRLAWDAEQAS
- a CDS encoding ADP-ribosylglycohydrolase family protein; the protein is MTGTAQPMLRLSWTQPEDLAAHALAAARLDGLDVRELEAELTAAGGSLDAPVNGATPHPADAELRAVAARVTAAATLLPRPAALLAAEPDALETMALELPRTQVAAGLEDRLRGAWLGRAIGCLIGKPVEKIPREGIRAIAESTGRWPIRGYFTEAGLDPAVAERWPWNRRSRPTSLDGVIDGMPEDDDLNFAVLALVAQERARSAGGRAVDTAAIAQLWLEQLPAGRVFTAERIAYRNLLAGDEPHIAAERGNPFVDWIGALIRTDAYGWAHPGEPGAAARLAVADARLTHRRAGVHGAVFMAAAASIAIAGAGVDAAIDAGIAAVPHDSRLAAAARLGRDLAASELDDDACLDELHRAYGHLHWVHVLNNTALLAFAALRGHGDFSRGVGLAVAGGWDTDSVGASVGGLLGAAGTSVIPGELAAPIHGVYRTTLAGFDGIRFDELAARTLALAEARA